In Gossypium raimondii isolate GPD5lz chromosome 12, ASM2569854v1, whole genome shotgun sequence, a single window of DNA contains:
- the LOC105763918 gene encoding transcription repressor MYB6, which produces MGRAPCCSKVGLHRGPWTPREDTLLVKYIQAHGEGHWRSLPKKAGLLRCGKSCRLRWMNYLRPDIKRGNITPDEEDLIIRLHSLLGNRWSLIAGRLPGRTDNEIKNYWNTHLSKRLLSQGTDPNTHKKLPPDNPVVVLVPKKKRKNKSTKPTEQEKPKIHLPKPSRFTSSVCTTKSSSQGGENGQVLVPWSEYINDDENRTGFLCYNDNHDLINSSDFECQSHHDHDHDQVLGAEGDSNDSLEKIYEEYLQLLKTNEDQVQLDSFAESLLI; this is translated from the exons atGGGAAGGGCTCCTTGTTGCTCTAAAGTTGGGTTACACAGAGGTCCATGGACACCTAGAGAAGACACATTGCTTGTCAAGTACATTCAAGCTCATGGCGAAGGTCACTGGCGATCTCTCCCTAAGAAAGCCG GGCTACTTAGGTGTGGAAAGAGTTGCAGGCTGAGATGGATGAACTATTTGAGACCGGATATCAAAAGAGGGAACATAACACCCGACGAGGAAGACCTCATCATCCGATTACATTCACTCCTCGGCAACCGTTGGTCTCTCATCGCCGGAAGGCTTCCGGGTCGAACCGATAACGAGATTAAAAACTATTGGAACACCCATCTAAGCAAACGTTTATTAAGCCAAGGAACCGATCCGAACACCCACAAAAAACTACCACCGGATAACCCGGTTGTCGTCCTTGTCccgaagaagaaaaggaagaacaAATCTACAAAACCAACCGAGCAAGAAAAACCCAAAATCCATCTCCCAAAACCCAGTAGATTTACATCTTCAGTGTGTACCACTAAGTCttcgagccaaggaggtgaaaATGGACAAGTCCTCGTCCCATGGTCCGAATAcatcaatgatgatgaaaaccGAACTGGGTTTTTATGTTATAATGACAATCATGATCTTATCAACAGCTCAGATTTCGAGTGCCAGTCTCATCATGATCATGACCATGATCAAGTACTAGGTGCTGAAGGTGACAGTAATGATTCACTAGAGAAGATATATGAAGAGTACCTGCAGCTGTTGAAGACGAATGAAGATCAAGTACAGTTGGATTCTTTTGCTGAATCATTACTGATatga